In the Quercus lobata isolate SW786 chromosome 5, ValleyOak3.0 Primary Assembly, whole genome shotgun sequence genome, one interval contains:
- the LOC115990707 gene encoding uncharacterized protein LOC115990707, giving the protein MAGGVLAEYKAACSCPCLSQSIPQSKWNAPPTGFIKINTDAVAFEDGRKLCIGVVIRDNMGEVLVASNKVLPASFSTEVSEALALQDGVLLAAELEVSHAIFESDALSIILAINDEIHGGELGHIIRNIRELTAVFSWCSFKHLKREGNRVAHELAKVAGFSGVS; this is encoded by the coding sequence ATGGCAGGTGGAGTCTTGGCCGAATACAAGGCTGCTTGCTCCTGTCCGTGTCTTTCTCAGTCCATCCCTCAGTCCAAGTGGAATGCTCCACCTACGGGCTTTATCAAAATCAACACTGATGCAGTAGCCTTTGAAGATGGGAGGAAATTGTGCATCGGTGTAGTCATCCGCGATAATATGGGTGAAGTTCTAGTAGCATCAAACAAGGTTCTTCCTGCATCTTTCTCGACTGAGGTCTCAGAAGCTCTGGCCTTGCAAGATGGTGTGCTTCTTGCAGCGGAATTAGAAGTCTCCCACGCTATCTTTGAGTCCGACGCCTTATCCATTATTCTAGCAATTAATGATGAAATCCATGGAGGCGAGCTTGGGCACATAATCAGAAACATCAGAGAATTGACTGCTGTGTTTTCCTGGTGTTCTTTTAAACATCTGAAAAGGGAAGGCAACAGAGTTGCCCATGAGCTTGCAAAGGTGGCTGGGTTTTCTGGTGTATCATAG